In Triticum urartu cultivar G1812 chromosome 6, Tu2.1, whole genome shotgun sequence, the following proteins share a genomic window:
- the LOC125515972 gene encoding alpha/beta-gliadin-like produces the protein MKTFLILALLAIVATTATTAVRVPVPQLQPQNPSQQQPQEQVPLVQQQQFLGQQQPFPPQQPYPQPQPFPSQQPYLQLQPFPQPQLPYSQPQPFRPQQPYPQPQPQYSQPQQPISQQQQQQQQQQQQQEQQILQQILQQQLIPCMDVVLQQHNIAHGRSQVLPQSTYQLLQELCCQHLWQIPEQSQCQAIHNVVHAIILHQQQKQQQQPSSQVSFQQSQQQYPLGQGSFRPSQQNPQAQGSVQPQQLPQFEEIRNLALQTLPAMCNVYIPPYCTIAPFGIFGTN, from the coding sequence ATGAAGACATTTCTCATCCTTGCCCTCCTTGCTATCGTGGCGACCACCGCCACAACTGCAGTTAGAGTTCCAGTGCCACAATTGCAGCCACAAAATCCATCTCAGCAACAACCACAAGAGCAAGTTCCATTGGTACAACAACAACAATTTCTAGGGCAGCAACAACCATTTCCACCACAACAACCATATCCACAGCCGCAACCATTTCCATCACAACAACCATATCTGCAGCTGCAACCATTTCCGCAGCCGCAACTACCATATTCGCAGCCACAACCATTTCGACCACAACAACCATATCCACAACCGCAACCACAGTATTCGCAACCACAACAACCAATTtcacagcagcagcaacagcaacaacaacaacaacaacaacaagaacaacaaATCCTTCAACAAATTTTGCAACAACAACTGATTCCATGCATGGATGTTGTATTGCAGCAACACAACATAGCGCATGGAAGATCACAAGTTTTGCCACAAAGTACTTACCAGCTGTTGCAAGAATTGTGTTGTCAGCACCTATGGCAGATCCCTGAGCAGTCGCAGTGCCAGGCCATCCACAATGTTGTTCATGCTATTATTCTGCatcaacaacaaaaacaacaacaacaaccatcGAGCCAGGTCTCCTTCCAACAGTCTCAGCAACAATATCCATTAGGCCAGGGCTCCTTCCGGCCATCTCAGCAAAACCCACAGGCCCAGGGctctgtccagcctcaacaactGCCCCAGTTCGAGGAAATAAGGAACCTAGCGCTACAGACGCTACCTGCAATGTGCAATGTCTACATCCCTCCATATTGCACCATCGCGCCATTTGGCATCTTCGGTACTAACTGA